One Mycolicibacterium crocinum DNA window includes the following coding sequences:
- a CDS encoding flavin-containing monooxygenase: MTTAECGPTDVPADVDIEALREKYRVEREKRLRPEGSAQYLELEGDFAEFYEVDPYTPVAQRDPIAEDVDVVVLGGGFAGLLAGAYLKKAGVEGIRVIEMAGDFGGVWYWNRFPGIQCDNDAYCYIPMLEELGFMPSKKFADGAEIFQHCRNIGKHFGLYDGALFSTQVRELRWEDASQRWRISTDRGDDIRARFVVMAQGSYNRPKLPGIPGIKDFGGHVFHSARWDYDYTGGSADGGLDKLADKRVALVGTGATGIQLVPHLGRDAKELFVFQRTPSSVDARTNPPTDPAWAASLQPGWQEERKRNFHNWSPFVGVVFGEPDLVCDFWTELGRNLTARIAATEDPASVSIEQIMAFREEEDYKIMERLRRLVAETVTDPDTAEALKPYYRFMCKRPTSSEHYLATFNRPNVTLVDVSASKGVERLTEKGIVADGVEYEVDCVIFASGFEISTEISRRFAIDAIEGRDGLSLFDHWHDSYKTLHGMTSRGFPNQFFMGFIQGGVSANTTAMFEQQAKHIAYIIAEAQNRGATVVEPSQEGQDAWVNTVRELSIDNSAFELSCTPGYYNNEGQGGAKDNGAFLGDFYSPGFYAFDELLAEWRAKGDLDGLVLGT, encoded by the coding sequence ATGACCACCGCGGAATGCGGACCCACCGACGTCCCGGCCGACGTCGACATCGAGGCGCTGCGGGAGAAGTACCGCGTCGAGCGGGAGAAGCGACTGCGTCCGGAAGGTTCCGCGCAATACCTGGAGCTCGAGGGTGATTTCGCCGAATTCTACGAAGTAGACCCGTATACGCCGGTGGCGCAACGTGACCCGATCGCCGAAGACGTCGACGTGGTGGTGCTCGGCGGCGGTTTCGCCGGGCTGCTGGCGGGTGCCTACCTGAAGAAGGCCGGAGTCGAGGGCATCCGGGTCATCGAGATGGCCGGCGACTTCGGCGGTGTGTGGTACTGGAACCGGTTCCCGGGGATCCAGTGCGACAACGACGCCTACTGCTACATCCCGATGCTCGAGGAACTCGGCTTCATGCCGTCGAAGAAATTCGCCGACGGCGCCGAAATCTTTCAGCACTGCCGCAACATCGGCAAGCATTTCGGGCTGTACGACGGTGCGCTGTTCTCCACCCAGGTACGCGAATTGCGCTGGGAGGACGCGTCGCAACGCTGGCGGATCAGCACCGACCGGGGCGACGACATCCGGGCCCGGTTCGTCGTGATGGCCCAAGGCTCCTACAACCGGCCGAAACTGCCGGGCATCCCGGGGATCAAGGACTTTGGCGGACACGTCTTCCACTCCGCGCGCTGGGACTACGACTACACCGGCGGCAGCGCCGACGGTGGCCTGGACAAACTGGCCGACAAGCGCGTCGCGCTGGTGGGCACCGGGGCCACCGGCATTCAGCTGGTACCGCATCTGGGCCGGGATGCCAAGGAGCTCTTCGTCTTTCAGCGCACCCCGTCGTCGGTCGATGCACGCACCAACCCGCCCACCGACCCGGCCTGGGCCGCCTCGCTGCAACCGGGCTGGCAGGAGGAGCGCAAGCGCAATTTCCACAACTGGTCGCCGTTCGTCGGCGTGGTGTTCGGTGAACCGGATCTGGTGTGTGACTTCTGGACCGAGCTGGGACGCAACCTGACCGCGCGGATCGCCGCCACCGAGGATCCCGCCTCGGTGTCGATCGAACAGATCATGGCGTTCCGCGAGGAAGAGGACTACAAGATCATGGAGCGGCTGCGTCGCCTCGTGGCCGAGACCGTCACCGATCCCGACACCGCCGAGGCACTGAAGCCGTACTACCGCTTCATGTGTAAGCGGCCGACATCCAGCGAGCACTACCTGGCGACGTTCAACCGGCCCAACGTCACGCTCGTCGACGTGTCGGCGTCCAAGGGTGTGGAGCGGCTGACCGAGAAGGGAATCGTCGCCGACGGAGTCGAGTACGAGGTCGACTGCGTGATCTTCGCGAGCGGCTTCGAGATTTCCACCGAGATCAGCAGGCGATTCGCGATCGATGCCATCGAGGGTCGCGACGGGCTGTCGCTGTTCGACCACTGGCATGACTCGTACAAGACGCTGCACGGCATGACCAGTCGCGGCTTTCCCAACCAGTTCTTCATGGGCTTCATCCAGGGTGGTGTCTCGGCCAACACCACCGCGATGTTCGAGCAGCAGGCCAAGCACATCGCCTACATCATCGCCGAGGCGCAGAACCGGGGCGCAACCGTCGTCGAGCCCAGCCAGGAGGGGCAGGATGCCTGGGTGAACACGGTGCGCGAGCTGTCCATCGACAACTCCGCGTTCGAACTGTCCTGCACGCCCGGCTATTACAACAACGAAGGCCAGGGCGGCGCGAAGGACAACGGCGCGTTCCTCGGTGACTTCTATTCGCCCGGCTTCTACGCCTTCGACGAACTCCTCGCCGAATGGCGGGCCAAGGGTGACCTCGACGGCCTGGTGCTCGGAACGTAG
- a CDS encoding SDR family NAD(P)-dependent oxidoreductase, which translates to MAQARFDDRVAVITGAGRGLGREYALLLAGLGAKVVVNDVGGELTGHGVDVGPAQQVVDEIVAVGGEAIASSESVATPQGGQAILAAAIEAYGRVDVLIHNAGNVRHAPLPEMTAETFDAVLDVHLRGAFHVVRAAFPLMCQAGYGRVVLTSSIGGLYGNHAVANYAAAKAGVIGLSNVVALEGADHGVRCNVIVPAAVTRMAEGIDTSAYPPMGPELVAPVVGWLAHESCSITGEILTAIAGRVARVAVVESTGVYQPAWTVDDVGARIDQIRDLGEQLVFPVVPDGHNAHIGHSFAMARGTV; encoded by the coding sequence ATGGCACAAGCACGATTCGACGACCGGGTCGCCGTCATCACCGGCGCCGGCCGGGGACTGGGCCGTGAGTATGCGCTGCTTCTGGCCGGTTTGGGCGCCAAGGTCGTCGTCAACGACGTCGGCGGCGAACTGACCGGTCACGGCGTCGATGTCGGCCCGGCTCAGCAGGTGGTCGACGAGATCGTCGCTGTCGGCGGGGAGGCGATCGCGTCGTCGGAGTCGGTGGCGACCCCGCAGGGTGGTCAGGCGATCCTGGCGGCCGCCATCGAGGCGTACGGCCGCGTGGATGTCCTGATTCACAACGCCGGAAACGTCCGGCACGCACCGCTGCCGGAGATGACGGCCGAGACCTTCGACGCCGTGCTCGACGTTCACCTGCGCGGCGCATTTCACGTTGTGCGCGCGGCCTTTCCGCTGATGTGTCAGGCCGGCTACGGCCGAGTGGTCCTCACGTCGTCGATCGGCGGCCTGTACGGCAACCACGCGGTGGCCAACTACGCCGCAGCCAAGGCCGGGGTGATCGGACTGTCCAACGTCGTTGCCCTGGAGGGCGCCGACCACGGGGTGCGCTGCAATGTCATCGTCCCGGCGGCGGTGACCAGAATGGCCGAGGGAATCGACACGTCCGCCTATCCGCCGATGGGTCCCGAGCTGGTCGCTCCGGTGGTCGGCTGGCTGGCGCACGAATCCTGTTCGATCACCGGGGAAATCCTCACCGCCATCGCGGGCCGGGTGGCCCGGGTCGCCGTCGTCGAATCCACCGGGGTCTACCAGCCGGCATGGACCGTCGATGATGTGGGGGCCCGCATCGACCAGATCCGCGACCTCGGAGAGCAGCTCGTGTTCCCGGTTGTTCCCGACGGCCACAACGCGCACATCGGCCACAGCTTCGCCATGGCAAGGGGCACGGTATGA
- a CDS encoding aromatic ring-hydroxylating oxygenase subunit alpha: MGELESAEELAEPMTIGVEAYISPEYARAERDRLWRKVWQQVGRVEELPEVGSYLTYDILDDSIIVVRTGPNEFAAHHNVCMHRGRRLVDTPAGAKHAVGRARKSFVCGFHGWTYGLDGACTHIREEDDWKGALNPGNTRLRPVSVDTWGGWLWINMDPDCEPLADYLFPAAKILDPFGLENMRCKWRKWVHFDCNWKVALEAFNETYHVFTTHPEFNKFGEFKGWAKAQGRHSNIGYDAPEEMAETKSKIRLGTGDPRISTAEMQVYTMEETNATTTQTLVAAALRLVDELPEGTPADKVLEHWLASARRDDEARGVVWPTIPADILGQSGTAWQLFPNFQIGQGLTSALCYSARPDPSYDPDKCTFEVSVFELYPKDAEPHTEWEYTPVGDPRWRSVLPQDFSNMAAVQQGMKSLGFPGTQPNPYRERSTVNLHYQLSKYMGTGEPRPLAKENDR; the protein is encoded by the coding sequence ATGGGCGAACTGGAGAGTGCCGAAGAACTCGCCGAGCCGATGACGATCGGCGTCGAGGCCTATATCTCGCCGGAATACGCGCGCGCCGAACGCGACAGGCTGTGGCGCAAGGTCTGGCAGCAGGTCGGACGCGTCGAGGAGCTGCCCGAGGTCGGCAGCTATCTGACCTACGACATCCTCGACGACTCGATCATCGTCGTGCGCACAGGTCCCAACGAATTCGCCGCACACCACAACGTGTGTATGCATCGTGGCCGTCGACTGGTCGACACGCCGGCGGGAGCGAAACACGCTGTCGGACGGGCACGTAAGTCGTTCGTCTGCGGATTCCACGGCTGGACCTACGGTCTGGACGGTGCGTGTACCCACATCCGCGAGGAGGACGACTGGAAAGGTGCGCTGAACCCCGGCAACACCCGGCTTCGGCCGGTGAGCGTTGACACCTGGGGTGGCTGGCTGTGGATCAACATGGATCCCGACTGCGAGCCGCTGGCGGACTACCTGTTCCCGGCCGCCAAGATCCTCGACCCGTTCGGGTTGGAGAACATGCGGTGCAAGTGGCGTAAATGGGTGCACTTCGACTGCAACTGGAAAGTCGCCCTGGAAGCGTTCAACGAGACCTATCACGTCTTCACCACCCATCCGGAATTCAACAAGTTCGGTGAGTTCAAGGGCTGGGCCAAGGCGCAGGGCCGGCACAGCAACATCGGGTACGACGCGCCCGAGGAGATGGCCGAGACCAAGTCGAAGATCAGGCTGGGCACCGGCGATCCGCGGATCTCCACCGCGGAGATGCAGGTGTACACGATGGAGGAAACCAACGCCACCACCACGCAGACACTGGTGGCCGCGGCCCTGCGGCTGGTGGACGAATTGCCCGAGGGCACACCGGCCGACAAAGTGCTCGAGCACTGGCTGGCCTCCGCGCGCCGCGACGACGAGGCCCGCGGGGTGGTCTGGCCGACGATTCCCGCCGACATCCTGGGGCAGAGCGGGACCGCGTGGCAGCTGTTCCCCAACTTCCAGATCGGCCAGGGCCTGACCAGTGCGCTGTGCTACAGCGCGCGCCCCGACCCGAGCTACGACCCAGACAAATGCACCTTCGAGGTCTCGGTGTTCGAGCTCTACCCGAAAGACGCCGAGCCGCACACGGAATGGGAGTACACCCCGGTGGGTGATCCGCGCTGGCGCAGTGTGCTGCCGCAGGACTTCTCCAACATGGCCGCCGTGCAGCAGGGGATGAAGTCGCTGGGTTTCCCGGGGACGCAGCCCAACCCGTACCGCGAGCGCAGCACCGTCAACCTGCACTACCAGCTGTCGAAGTACATGGGCACCGGGGAACCCCGACCGCTCGCAAAGGAGAACGACCGATGA
- a CDS encoding SDR family NAD(P)-dependent oxidoreductase — translation MTDLLRLDGRIVVVSGAGGGGIGTAVTEMAARAGATVVAVSRSQENLDTHIGPFIAEGLPVVPVSADAATDDGIATVLDTVRRTEGRLHGLVNIAGGAAPATWMPATRVSRADWRDLFTANLETMFFMSQAVAAEIRAAGGPGSIVSVSSISGMNTAPFHIAYGTAKAAIVAATRTMAVELALDDIRVNAVAPGVTETAASRTYVDPDPERDRAAIAMGRRGRPEEQAGAILFLLSDLSSYITGQTLLVDGGLDLRWSHLRADNTSLFLKDDDFRRKISRP, via the coding sequence ATGACGGATCTCCTCAGGCTCGACGGCCGCATCGTTGTGGTGTCGGGCGCCGGGGGCGGCGGCATCGGAACGGCTGTGACCGAGATGGCGGCGCGGGCCGGTGCGACCGTTGTGGCGGTCAGCCGCTCCCAGGAAAACCTCGACACCCACATCGGGCCGTTTATCGCAGAGGGGCTCCCGGTCGTGCCGGTTTCGGCCGACGCCGCGACCGACGACGGGATCGCCACAGTGCTGGACACGGTGCGCCGCACCGAGGGGCGGCTACACGGCCTGGTGAACATCGCCGGCGGTGCCGCACCCGCGACGTGGATGCCCGCCACCCGCGTCAGTCGCGCGGATTGGCGGGACTTGTTCACCGCCAACCTCGAGACGATGTTCTTCATGAGCCAGGCGGTGGCCGCCGAGATCCGCGCGGCCGGCGGCCCGGGTTCGATCGTGTCGGTGTCCTCGATCAGCGGGATGAACACCGCGCCCTTCCACATCGCCTACGGCACGGCCAAAGCCGCGATCGTGGCGGCCACCCGGACGATGGCGGTCGAACTCGCGCTCGACGACATCCGCGTCAACGCCGTCGCACCCGGGGTCACCGAGACCGCGGCCTCGCGCACCTACGTCGACCCCGATCCGGAACGGGACCGGGCGGCGATCGCGATGGGACGGCGCGGACGTCCCGAGGAACAGGCCGGCGCGATCCTGTTTCTGCTGTCTGACCTGTCCAGCTACATCACCGGCCAAACCCTGCTGGTCGACGGCGGTTTGGATCTGCGGTGGAGCCACCTGCGTGCCGACAACACGTCGCTGTTCCTCAAGGATGACGACTTCCGCCGCAAAATCAGCAGGCCCTGA
- a CDS encoding SMP-30/gluconolactonase/LRE family protein produces MTPQQNGRFTLAQPPVVADGWTVERRTPASRLFGANGLRTGPDGRVYIAQVTGSQISALDIDSGSVDTISAKGGDIIAPDDVAFDDAGNLFATEVMDGRVSVRTPDGATRVLRDDLPCANGITVHHGRLFIGECREGGRLMELDPAGGQPRILMENVPSPNAMEVGPDGLLYFPVMGANEIWRISPDGGNHEVVATGLGVPDAVKFDARGNMVSTQVHSGQVLQIDPRTGEQTVLANLNPGLDNLTFVGDRLFVSNFTGEITEVLDGLQTRTALPGGLNWPLDLTVGPDGVVYIADGTYFYALGADGSLQTLGMLFSPGYPGFVRGVTATGPGEFVVTTSGGQVARFRPADGESDFLADGLDQLYGVAVGPRGIVAVEQGTGRLLSVDAGRTEVLATGLDTPVGVAFGPDGSPLVSERGRVVRVDGGRAEPVADGLGCPQGILVDGNRLFIVDAEAKSLIDVDLSSGSRTTIASGLPVGAPPGVTPKPLRGMPPFSGPQGPFAGIAAAPDGTLYVSADADGSVLAVRRKG; encoded by the coding sequence GTGACGCCCCAGCAGAATGGCCGCTTCACCCTTGCCCAACCCCCGGTCGTTGCGGACGGCTGGACCGTCGAACGCCGCACCCCAGCCAGCCGGCTCTTCGGCGCCAACGGGCTGCGGACCGGGCCGGACGGACGCGTGTACATCGCGCAGGTGACCGGCAGCCAGATCAGCGCCCTGGATATCGACAGCGGATCGGTCGACACCATCAGCGCCAAGGGCGGCGACATCATCGCCCCCGACGACGTCGCTTTCGACGATGCCGGGAACCTCTTCGCCACCGAGGTGATGGACGGCCGCGTCAGCGTCCGCACCCCCGACGGCGCCACCCGAGTACTGCGCGACGACCTGCCCTGCGCCAACGGGATCACCGTGCACCACGGCCGGCTGTTCATCGGCGAGTGCCGCGAGGGCGGCCGGCTGATGGAGCTCGATCCGGCGGGCGGCCAGCCGCGGATCCTGATGGAGAACGTGCCATCACCGAACGCGATGGAGGTCGGACCCGATGGGTTGCTGTATTTCCCGGTGATGGGCGCCAACGAGATCTGGCGCATCAGCCCGGACGGCGGCAATCATGAAGTCGTCGCGACCGGCCTCGGCGTGCCCGATGCCGTCAAGTTCGATGCCCGCGGCAACATGGTGTCGACTCAGGTGCACAGTGGTCAGGTCCTGCAGATCGATCCACGCACCGGCGAGCAGACAGTGCTGGCCAACCTCAATCCCGGGCTGGACAACCTGACCTTCGTCGGCGACCGACTGTTCGTCTCCAACTTCACCGGTGAGATCACCGAGGTTCTCGACGGTCTGCAGACCCGCACCGCACTGCCCGGCGGGCTGAACTGGCCGCTCGATCTCACGGTCGGTCCCGACGGCGTCGTGTACATCGCCGACGGCACCTACTTCTACGCCTTGGGTGCCGACGGCAGCTTGCAGACGCTGGGCATGCTGTTCAGCCCCGGCTATCCGGGATTCGTACGTGGTGTGACGGCCACGGGGCCAGGTGAATTCGTGGTGACGACTTCGGGTGGTCAGGTCGCCCGGTTCCGCCCCGCCGACGGCGAAAGTGACTTCCTGGCAGACGGATTGGATCAGCTCTACGGGGTGGCGGTCGGCCCGCGCGGCATCGTCGCCGTCGAGCAGGGCACCGGACGCCTGCTGTCGGTGGACGCCGGCCGCACCGAGGTGCTGGCCACCGGACTCGACACTCCGGTCGGGGTGGCGTTCGGGCCCGATGGAAGTCCGCTGGTGAGTGAGCGCGGCCGCGTGGTCCGGGTCGACGGCGGCCGGGCCGAGCCCGTGGCGGACGGATTGGGTTGTCCGCAGGGCATTCTGGTGGACGGCAACCGACTGTTCATCGTCGACGCGGAGGCGAAGTCGCTCATCGACGTCGACCTGAGCAGTGGATCCCGCACCACGATCGCCTCCGGCCTTCCGGTCGGCGCGCCGCCCGGGGTGACCCCCAAGCCGTTGCGGGGCATGCCTCCCTTCTCGGGGCCGCAGGGGCCGTTCGCCGGGATCGCGGCCGCGCCGGACGGCACCCTGTATGTCTCGGCGGATGCCGACGGCAGTGTTCTGGCCGTCCGCCGAAAGGGCTGA
- a CDS encoding GntR family transcriptional regulator, with translation MPHTESGDHRYIQVARTLRKEIVDGVYPVGSQLPTEHELCQRFSVSRYTVREALRRLREDNLVSSRPRAGTMVVPRPASHAYVQDVVSINDLLAFATGARFAIESIAMVTIDAELAQRTGLTVGDEWLAVRGFRGADGADAPVCRTEYYINRAFAAVGRMLQNHSGPIFPLIEDLFGLSIVEVRQEISAVQVGPELAGRLKVEAGTPALEMQRTYTTSDGEIAQVTVNTHPGSRFRHSMTMRRVKG, from the coding sequence ATGCCGCACACCGAGTCCGGCGACCATCGCTACATCCAGGTGGCCCGCACCCTGCGCAAGGAGATCGTCGACGGGGTGTATCCCGTCGGATCTCAGCTGCCCACCGAACACGAATTGTGTCAACGCTTTTCGGTGAGCCGCTATACGGTGCGCGAAGCGCTGCGGCGGCTGCGGGAGGACAACCTGGTGTCGTCGCGACCGCGGGCCGGCACGATGGTGGTGCCGCGGCCGGCGTCACACGCCTACGTCCAGGACGTGGTGTCCATCAACGACTTGTTGGCCTTCGCAACGGGTGCCCGCTTCGCGATCGAATCGATCGCCATGGTGACCATCGACGCCGAACTCGCGCAGCGGACAGGCCTGACCGTAGGCGATGAATGGTTGGCGGTGCGCGGATTTCGTGGCGCCGACGGCGCCGACGCTCCGGTCTGCCGAACGGAGTACTACATCAACCGCGCCTTCGCGGCGGTCGGCCGGATGCTGCAGAACCACAGCGGACCGATCTTCCCGCTCATCGAGGATCTGTTCGGGCTCAGCATCGTCGAGGTGCGCCAGGAGATCTCCGCGGTCCAGGTCGGTCCGGAGCTGGCCGGCCGGCTCAAGGTCGAGGCGGGCACGCCCGCATTGGAGATGCAGCGCACGTACACCACATCCGACGGCGAGATCGCCCAGGTGACCGTCAACACCCACCCGGGTTCGCGGTTCCGTCATTCGATGACCATGCGACGGGTGAAGGGCTAG